One segment of Nakamurella flava DNA contains the following:
- the resB gene encoding cytochrome c biogenesis protein ResB, giving the protein MTVHDPTHLRSPVDPDEPTPPAPPGPARPGPLRSTVAALRNLWRQLTSMRTALVLLFLLALASLPGALLPQWSLNSAKTAQYITDHPTIGPLLDRTGFFEVFGSPWYAAIYLLLFTSLIGCVLPRSWTFVEQIRAQPVVTPRNLSRLPHHAEHTVAAAPDAAADRIAAGLRGWRIARRPEIAADGTAGVTLSAEKGFLREVGNLVFHLSLVGLLIAVAVGKLVGYEGSVIVTGGDQFCSGSPASYDNFRPGLLVNGTDLSPFCVDVDSFSSSYNPQGQALDYSADVRYASGAALASGSPAADWPQATLRVNDPLRLDGERLYLLGHGFTPTFSVTFPDGQVRDYAEPFKPTPNDPNFTSEGAIKITDPPGVSGDDLLRNQLAIVGIFAPDALVHGGVMTSQFPAARNPGVAIDVYRGDLGLETGRSQSVFSIDTRQVDKGALVREARQNLTVGQSITLDDGTAITFTGYKEWVSLQTSYDPAQGWALVFSVTLLIGLMMSLVIKRRRVWFRLHPDGGANRTVVQVGGLARTDQAGYGEEFERLSELARSAGGATAAVGPRSSGDSRRESGG; this is encoded by the coding sequence GTGACCGTGCACGACCCCACCCACCTGCGCTCGCCCGTGGACCCCGACGAACCGACGCCCCCCGCCCCGCCCGGGCCGGCCCGCCCAGGTCCGTTGCGCTCGACGGTCGCGGCCCTGCGCAACCTCTGGCGGCAGCTGACGAGCATGCGCACGGCCCTGGTGCTGCTGTTCCTGCTCGCCTTGGCCTCACTGCCGGGGGCGCTGCTACCCCAGTGGTCGCTGAACTCGGCCAAGACCGCGCAGTACATCACCGACCACCCGACCATCGGTCCGCTGCTCGACCGGACGGGGTTCTTCGAGGTCTTCGGCTCGCCCTGGTACGCCGCGATCTACCTGCTGCTGTTCACCTCGCTCATCGGGTGCGTCCTGCCCCGGTCGTGGACGTTCGTCGAGCAGATCCGCGCCCAGCCCGTCGTCACGCCGCGCAACCTGTCCCGGCTGCCGCACCACGCCGAGCACACCGTGGCCGCGGCCCCGGACGCCGCCGCCGACCGCATCGCGGCCGGCCTGCGGGGCTGGCGGATCGCCCGGCGTCCGGAGATCGCCGCCGACGGCACGGCCGGTGTCACTCTCTCGGCTGAGAAGGGCTTCCTCCGCGAGGTCGGCAACCTGGTCTTCCACCTCTCGCTGGTGGGCCTGCTCATCGCCGTGGCGGTGGGCAAGCTGGTCGGGTACGAGGGGTCGGTCATCGTCACCGGCGGCGACCAGTTCTGTTCCGGGTCACCCGCCTCCTACGACAACTTCCGGCCCGGGCTGCTCGTCAACGGCACCGACCTGTCGCCGTTCTGCGTCGACGTCGACTCGTTCTCCTCGTCCTACAACCCGCAGGGGCAGGCCCTGGACTACAGCGCGGACGTCCGGTACGCCTCGGGCGCCGCTCTGGCGTCGGGCAGCCCCGCGGCCGACTGGCCGCAGGCCACCCTGCGGGTCAACGATCCGCTGCGACTGGACGGCGAGCGGCTGTACCTGCTCGGCCACGGGTTCACTCCGACGTTCTCGGTGACCTTCCCCGACGGTCAGGTCCGGGACTACGCCGAACCGTTCAAGCCGACCCCGAACGACCCGAACTTCACGTCCGAGGGCGCGATCAAGATCACCGATCCGCCCGGGGTCAGCGGGGACGACCTGCTGCGCAACCAGCTCGCCATCGTCGGCATCTTCGCGCCGGACGCCCTCGTCCACGGCGGCGTCATGACCTCGCAGTTCCCGGCGGCCCGCAATCCCGGCGTCGCCATCGACGTCTACCGCGGCGATCTCGGGCTCGAGACGGGAAGGTCGCAGTCGGTCTTCTCGATCGACACCCGGCAGGTCGACAAGGGCGCTCTGGTCCGTGAGGCCCGGCAGAACCTGACGGTCGGTCAGTCGATCACCCTGGACGACGGCACGGCGATCACCTTCACGGGCTACAAGGAATGGGTGTCGTTGCAGACGTCCTACGACCCGGCCCAGGGCTGGGCGCTGGTGTTCTCGGTGACCCTGCTCATCGGCCTGATGATGTCGTTGGTCATCAAACGACGTCGGGTGTGGTTCCGGCTGCATCCGGACGGCGGCGCGAACCGTACCGTGGTGCAGGTCGGTGGGCTGGCCCGCACCGATCAGGCCGGATACGGCGAGGAGTTCGAGCGGTTGTCCGAGCTGGCGCGCAGCGCCGGCGGGGCGACCGCGGCGGTCGGCCCCCGGTCGAGCGGTGACAGCAGGAGAGAGAGCGGCGGATGA
- the ccsB gene encoding c-type cytochrome biogenesis protein CcsB, with translation MNQTLSTVSDLAFEAALAGYIMAFVCYAVELASRRGSDATPAEAASAARRAARRGGTDTLTRPDTAIGHVQGRSRPAWGERFGRAAVLVTVIAAAANVLSIVTRGLSVGRLPLGNMYEFTSAICAVAVLVWLVVLARTGARGLGVVVMLPVTILAGVAFSTLYVPAAPVVPALNSYWKWIHVSTVAISSSVLMVSGAASVLYLVRRRAESRGENTGGGLVDRLPSLATLDRIAYRTAIVAFPLFTFAVIAGALWAEVAWGRYWGWDPKETGAFITWVVYASYLHARSTAGWRGARSAWISVIGFATIIFNLFFINMVISGLHSYAGLN, from the coding sequence ATGAACCAGACCCTGTCGACGGTGTCCGACCTGGCGTTCGAGGCGGCCCTGGCCGGCTACATCATGGCCTTCGTCTGTTACGCCGTGGAGTTGGCGTCCCGCCGCGGGAGCGACGCGACCCCGGCCGAGGCCGCCAGCGCGGCCCGGCGGGCCGCCCGGCGCGGCGGCACCGACACCCTGACCCGTCCGGACACGGCGATCGGCCACGTCCAGGGACGGAGCCGGCCGGCCTGGGGCGAGCGCTTCGGCCGGGCCGCGGTGCTCGTCACCGTGATCGCGGCGGCGGCCAACGTGCTGTCCATCGTGACCCGCGGCCTGTCCGTCGGTCGTCTGCCGCTGGGCAACATGTACGAGTTCACCTCGGCGATCTGCGCGGTCGCCGTCCTGGTCTGGCTGGTGGTGCTGGCCCGCACCGGCGCCCGCGGGCTCGGGGTGGTCGTCATGCTGCCGGTGACGATCCTCGCCGGGGTGGCCTTCTCCACCCTGTACGTGCCGGCCGCCCCGGTCGTCCCGGCGCTGAACTCGTACTGGAAGTGGATCCACGTCAGCACGGTCGCCATCTCGAGCAGCGTGCTGATGGTCAGCGGTGCCGCCTCCGTGCTCTACCTGGTGCGGCGCCGGGCCGAGTCGCGGGGCGAGAACACCGGCGGCGGGCTGGTCGACCGACTGCCGTCGCTGGCCACCCTGGACCGCATCGCCTACCGGACCGCCATCGTCGCCTTCCCGCTGTTCACCTTCGCGGTCATCGCCGGAGCCTTGTGGGCCGAGGTCGCCTGGGGCCGCTACTGGGGTTGGGATCCGAAGGAGACCGGGGCGTTCATCACCTGGGTCGTCTACGCGTCCTACCTGCACGCCCGGTCGACCGCCGGTTGGCGCGGGGCGCGCTCGGCGTGGATCAGCGTCATCGGGTTCGCGACGATCATCTTCAACCTGTTCTTCATCAACATGGTCATCTCCGGCCTGCACTCCTACGCCGGGCTGAACTAG
- a CDS encoding BldC family transcriptional regulator — translation METERLLTPGEVALMFRVDPKTVTRWASAGRIGSIRTPGGHRRFRESEVSALLADLTIPASQSTA, via the coding sequence ATGGAGACCGAGCGACTACTGACCCCAGGGGAAGTGGCGCTCATGTTCCGAGTCGATCCGAAGACGGTGACGCGGTGGGCGTCCGCCGGACGCATCGGTTCCATCCGCACCCCGGGTGGACATCGTCGGTTCCGTGAGTCGGAGGTCAGCGCTCTGCTGGCCGATCTCACGATCCCGGCGTCGCAGTCGACCGCCTGA
- a CDS encoding Lrp/AsnC family transcriptional regulator yields the protein MDAVDRRLVDALRADGRASYAELGRLVGLSSSTVHERVAKLEAAGVIRGYTALVRPDAIGLGVTALIGVEPSENIRDEEIGRALDALPEVESCWAVAGDQAFMIQVRVASVDELHSTVLRLREITGVARTHTTVVLATRFEQRSVPRGTTE from the coding sequence ATGGACGCGGTCGATCGTCGGCTCGTCGACGCGCTGCGCGCGGACGGCCGGGCCAGCTACGCCGAACTCGGCCGGCTGGTCGGGTTGTCCTCGTCCACCGTCCACGAGCGGGTGGCCAAGCTGGAGGCCGCCGGGGTGATCCGCGGGTACACCGCCCTCGTGCGCCCGGACGCCATCGGACTGGGCGTCACGGCGCTGATCGGCGTGGAACCCAGCGAGAACATCCGGGACGAGGAGATCGGGCGTGCCCTGGACGCACTGCCCGAGGTCGAGAGCTGCTGGGCGGTCGCCGGCGACCAGGCGTTCATGATCCAGGTCAGGGTGGCCAGCGTCGACGAACTGCACAGCACCGTGCTGCGGCTGCGGGAGATCACCGGGGTCGCCCGGACCCACACCACCGTCGTCCTGGCCACCCGGTTCGAGCAGCGGTCGGTCCCCCGGGGGACCACGGAATAG
- a CDS encoding DUF4229 domain-containing protein yields MTSPSSPDPAATPGPGTPAADRQPPLAMSLLAYTGLRLLLVAVLTAVLMIFMPLIVALLFAFVLQLPLAWVLFGRWRRQVNDAMARATATRRSERARLQGALTGEGAFETPSDEADTARRDAPPPRS; encoded by the coding sequence GTGACGTCTCCGTCCTCACCCGACCCGGCAGCCACGCCGGGGCCCGGCACCCCGGCCGCGGACCGGCAGCCACCCCTGGCCATGTCCCTGTTGGCTTACACCGGCCTCCGGCTGCTGCTGGTGGCCGTGCTGACCGCGGTGCTGATGATCTTCATGCCGTTGATCGTGGCGCTGCTGTTCGCCTTCGTCCTGCAGCTGCCACTGGCCTGGGTGCTCTTCGGGCGGTGGCGCCGGCAGGTCAACGACGCGATGGCCCGGGCGACCGCCACGCGGCGCAGCGAACGCGCCCGCCTGCAGGGGGCGCTGACCGGGGAGGGGGCCTTCGAGACGCCGTCCGACGAGGCCGACACCGCCCGTCGGGACGCTCCTCCGCCGCGCTCCTGA
- a CDS encoding PLP-dependent cysteine synthase family protein → MNGDTERDRFDADRRAWVARAVRAIDADAQRSADTHLLRFPLPDLFAADGIELYLKDESTHPTGSLKHRLARSLFLYALCNGWLTEGTTVIEASSGSTAVSEAYFARMIGLPFVAVMPSRTSREKIALIEAQGGRCHLVDDPAAIYAESQRLAAECGGHYMDQFTHAERATDWRGNNNIAESIWAQLRLEPHPDPAWLVIGAGTGGTSATIGRYIRYRGRGTRLCVPDPEGSAFYDAWCNDDPTRTAPGSRIEGIGRPRVEPSFVGQVIDRMVRVPDAASVGAMREGALALGRPMGPSTGTNLWAAFGLIAEMRAAGVAGSVVTLLCDSGDRYANTYNDDAWVAAQGWDIAPTRAVVAEFLQSGRWRP, encoded by the coding sequence ATGAACGGTGACACCGAACGCGACCGCTTCGACGCCGACCGGCGGGCCTGGGTGGCCCGGGCGGTCCGGGCCATCGACGCGGACGCCCAGCGCAGCGCGGACACCCACCTCCTGCGGTTCCCGCTGCCCGACCTGTTCGCCGCGGACGGCATCGAGCTGTACCTGAAGGACGAGAGCACCCACCCGACCGGTTCGCTCAAGCACCGCCTCGCTCGCTCGCTGTTCCTCTACGCGTTGTGCAACGGCTGGCTCACCGAGGGCACCACCGTCATCGAGGCCTCCAGTGGCTCCACCGCCGTGTCCGAGGCGTACTTCGCCCGGATGATCGGCCTGCCGTTCGTCGCCGTCATGCCGTCCCGGACGTCGCGGGAGAAGATCGCGCTCATCGAGGCCCAGGGCGGCCGCTGCCACCTCGTGGACGACCCGGCGGCCATCTACGCCGAGTCGCAGCGGCTGGCCGCCGAGTGCGGCGGTCACTACATGGACCAGTTCACCCACGCCGAGCGGGCCACCGACTGGCGGGGCAACAACAACATCGCCGAGTCGATCTGGGCCCAGCTGCGCCTGGAGCCGCACCCGGATCCGGCCTGGTTGGTGATCGGCGCCGGGACCGGCGGTACGAGCGCGACCATCGGCCGGTACATCCGTTATCGCGGGCGGGGCACCCGGCTGTGCGTCCCCGACCCGGAGGGGTCGGCGTTCTACGACGCCTGGTGCAACGACGACCCGACCCGCACCGCCCCGGGGTCACGTATCGAGGGCATCGGACGGCCGCGGGTGGAGCCCTCGTTCGTCGGGCAGGTGATCGACCGGATGGTCCGTGTCCCGGACGCGGCCTCGGTCGGCGCGATGCGGGAGGGGGCTTTGGCCCTCGGCCGGCCGATGGGTCCCTCGACCGGCACCAACCTGTGGGCCGCGTTCGGGCTCATCGCCGAGATGCGCGCGGCCGGCGTGGCCGGGTCGGTCGTCACGCTGCTCTGCGATTCCGGCGACCGGTACGCCAACACCTACAACGACGACGCCTGGGTGGCGGCGCAGGGCTGGGACATCGCCCCGACCCGGGCCGTGGTCGCCGAGTTCCTGCAGTCCGGCCGGTGGCGCCCGTGA
- a CDS encoding M20/M25/M40 family metallo-hydrolase codes for MTGVTDPLTAISTRRADLLADVERLVRCESPSSDLAAVARSAEVVAAVLRDRLPGDPEVLDVDGCRHVRWRSGPGPTRVLVLAHHDTVWPLGTLDRLPFAIDEAAGTLRGPGTVDMKAGLAQAVHALAVLADDPVGVPDGVTVLVTGDEEIGSTTSRALIEAEALRGAGPGGAATAVLVLEGSGPHGAIKTGRKGTATYHLTVTGRASHAGVAPERGINAVVELAHVVLAVLDTADADRGTTVTPTVVRGGSATNTVPASATVGVDVRCWTIAEQDRVDRDLRAIGATLPGARIEVDGRPNRPPMERAVSADLFTRAQAVAARAGLPVPAECAVGGGSDGNFTAALGVPTLDGLGAAGGGAHADDEHVDLGSLLPRTALLVALLRNLLA; via the coding sequence GTGACCGGCGTGACCGACCCGCTGACGGCGATCTCGACCCGCCGCGCGGACCTGCTGGCCGACGTGGAACGGCTGGTGCGGTGCGAGTCGCCGTCCTCCGACCTGGCCGCCGTCGCCCGTAGCGCCGAGGTGGTCGCGGCCGTCCTGCGCGACCGGTTGCCCGGCGACCCCGAGGTGCTGGACGTCGACGGCTGCCGTCACGTGCGGTGGCGGTCCGGTCCCGGGCCGACCCGGGTGCTGGTCCTGGCCCACCACGACACGGTCTGGCCGCTCGGCACCCTGGACCGGCTGCCGTTCGCCATCGACGAGGCCGCCGGGACGCTGCGCGGGCCGGGCACGGTCGACATGAAGGCGGGCCTGGCGCAGGCCGTGCACGCCCTGGCCGTGCTCGCCGACGACCCGGTGGGCGTGCCGGACGGGGTGACGGTGCTGGTCACCGGGGACGAGGAGATCGGTTCGACGACGTCGCGGGCGCTCATCGAGGCCGAGGCGTTGCGCGGGGCGGGTCCGGGTGGTGCGGCGACCGCGGTCCTGGTGCTGGAGGGTTCCGGACCGCATGGCGCGATCAAGACCGGCCGGAAGGGGACCGCGACCTACCACCTGACGGTGACCGGTCGGGCGTCGCACGCGGGGGTCGCCCCGGAGCGGGGGATCAACGCGGTCGTCGAACTCGCCCACGTCGTGCTGGCCGTGCTGGACACCGCGGACGCCGACCGCGGGACGACGGTCACGCCGACGGTCGTCCGCGGTGGTTCGGCCACCAACACGGTGCCGGCGAGCGCCACCGTGGGGGTCGACGTGCGCTGCTGGACGATCGCCGAGCAGGACCGTGTCGACCGTGACCTGCGGGCCATCGGGGCCACGCTGCCCGGGGCGCGGATCGAGGTCGACGGCCGGCCCAACCGCCCGCCGATGGAGCGGGCGGTCAGCGCCGACCTGTTCACCCGGGCGCAGGCCGTGGCCGCGCGGGCCGGACTGCCGGTTCCGGCCGAGTGCGCGGTGGGCGGCGGCTCGGACGGCAACTTCACCGCCGCGCTGGGGGTGCCGACCCTGGACGGGCTGGGGGCGGCCGGCGGGGGCGCACACGCCGATGACGAGCACGTCGACCTCGGCTCGCTGCTGCCCCGGACGGCGCTGCTCGTCGCCCTGCTGCGGAACCTGCTCGCGTGA
- a CDS encoding GNAT family N-acetyltransferase — MTGADPGTDSGAEPWLTATAAAGRAGVRVRPLTNRDDLVAAGTLLNRVWGVDPDGPGGSELQPHLLRALEHSGNYVQGAALSPAAATNGDVHGHAGPLVGASIAFLGRTDGQWSLHSHITGVLGEQASRGVGAALKWHQRAWCLDRGIGLVTWTFDPLIARNAWFNLGRLGARPAEYLVDFYGPMSDGRNQGQPTDRLGMVWDLHAPSTLAAAAALRSGGPVRAASGDLVDPPQRWLGSGPDGGPVDAVDTDGGLPAPRSAEDDAVIAVPDDAEELWRSDPDAAGRWRLAVRGVLGAAVADPRWAVTAFRPRVGYVVTAVAASGQSRLAASGSEREEPTG, encoded by the coding sequence GTGACCGGCGCCGACCCCGGGACTGATTCCGGAGCGGAGCCGTGGCTGACCGCCACGGCCGCGGCCGGCCGGGCCGGTGTCCGCGTCCGACCGCTGACCAACCGGGACGACCTGGTGGCCGCGGGCACCCTGCTGAACCGCGTCTGGGGCGTCGACCCCGACGGACCCGGGGGCTCGGAACTGCAACCGCACCTGCTGCGGGCGCTGGAGCACAGCGGCAACTACGTGCAGGGCGCGGCGCTGAGCCCGGCTGCGGCGACGAACGGTGACGTCCACGGCCACGCGGGCCCGCTGGTCGGTGCGTCCATCGCCTTCCTGGGCCGGACCGACGGGCAGTGGTCCCTGCATTCGCACATTACCGGCGTGCTCGGCGAGCAGGCCTCGCGTGGCGTCGGGGCGGCGCTCAAGTGGCACCAGCGGGCCTGGTGCCTGGACCGCGGGATCGGGCTGGTGACCTGGACGTTCGATCCGCTGATCGCCCGGAACGCCTGGTTCAACCTGGGGCGGCTCGGGGCCCGGCCGGCCGAGTACCTCGTCGACTTCTACGGGCCGATGAGCGACGGTCGCAACCAGGGGCAGCCGACGGACCGGCTCGGCATGGTCTGGGATCTGCACGCCCCGTCGACCCTGGCCGCGGCCGCCGCTCTGCGGTCCGGGGGGCCCGTCCGGGCCGCGTCCGGTGATCTCGTCGACCCGCCGCAGCGCTGGCTCGGATCCGGCCCGGACGGGGGACCGGTCGACGCGGTCGACACCGACGGCGGGTTGCCGGCCCCCCGCTCGGCCGAGGACGACGCGGTGATCGCCGTCCCGGACGACGCCGAAGAGCTGTGGCGGAGCGACCCGGACGCGGCCGGCCGGTGGCGGCTCGCGGTGCGTGGCGTGCTCGGTGCGGCCGTGGCCGATCCGCGGTGGGCGGTGACCGCGTTCCGGCCCCGGGTGGGCTATGTGGTCACCGCCGTGGCAGCCTCGGGCCAGTCCCGGCTCGCGGCGTCGGGTTCGGAGAGGGAGGAACCGACCGGATGA